ACCCGGAACTGGCCGGTCAGGCCCTGGCCGCGGAATTTCTCGCGTGCCAGGCGCAGCATGCCGGAGGACAGGTCCACCGCCACCAGGCGGGCGTCCTCGCGGCGTCGTGCCAGCTCGAGGGGGATATTGCCCGGCCCGGCGCCCACATCCAGCACGAGGGGCCTTCTCTTGCTTTTCAGAAGAGACAGCAGGCGCTGGATGAACTTGCGCTCCACCAGGCCCAGGTGCTGCCTGGAGAGCTGGTCGTAGGATTCCACCTCGCGGGGGTCATCCATGGCTCCGTTTTCGGGGACCCTCTTCATCTTTACCCTCTCCCTCGCTCTCAGTTGGACACTGTGCTCCGTTCGGCGTTGCGCGCGGCGATTTCTCGGCTGACCCGGTTGACCTTGTCTTGCAGCCCGTCCATCCAGCGGTAGTCGCAGGAGAGCAGGCCGATCAGGGCGGCGCGCTTGAAAGCGGCGGCCCCGGCGGCTCCCTCGAACCCGGCGGCCCGCAGCATCAGAAAATGCTCGTCCGTGACCTCGGTGATAATCCCCCGTTTCTCCAGCTCCGCTCGCAGGCCCTGGCACTCGGCCAGGATGCTGCGCAGGCCGCGGCCCTCCAGGCGCAGGCCCACATCCGGCCACATCGAGGGCGGCTTGTACAGGACATAGTCGTACTCCAGCATGTCCCGCACGAAACTATCGGCCAGCTCGAAACCGTAGCTCTGGCGCTGCTCGAACCAGTCGGCGCCGGGGAACGGCGCGGGCGGGCTGACCAGCACCGAGTCGGGGCCGCAGGCCTCGACCAGCGACAGGTCATCCGCGGCCAGCTCCTGGAGACTGAACTTACCGCGGGTGGGCGCAGGGTAGATCAGCGACAGGCCGATGTCCAGGTGCACGCCCTCGGCGCGGGCTGCCTCGCGCATGGCGCTCACGGTTGCGATCAGGTCCTCGCGCCGGGCGCCCTTGTTCATCACCGCGGCGTTGGCCTTGTCCGAGCCGGACTCGGCCCCCAGGAACACGGCGCGCAGGCCGGCGCGGGTCAGCACCCGGTACGCTTCCACCACCCGTGCTCGCACGGCCGGGTCGGCCGCGCCGGTTTCGGCCCGGGCGAACATCGAGAATATCACGCTCAGGCCGCGCTCCAGGAGCCGTGCGGCGATGTCCTCGGCCAGCTCCAGTGTGGTGGAGGAGCCGGCGAAACGGAAGATGCCGATCCCATGCCCGATTTGGTATTCTATCTCCCGCACCACCTGGTCCGCAGGGCGCAGGGAATGCTGGGGGTAGATGCGCGAATGCACGCAGAAACTGCATTTGCCCCAGGGGCAGCCCAGGGAGTCGACCAGCACGTGTATCATCGTTTTGCCGCGCGTGTCGGTGGAATACACCGGGATGATCTTGTCCTCGGCCGTGTCGGGCACGGCGGGAGCGGTGCAGATACGGCCGTCCACGCGCAGCATGGAGTTGCCCAGCTCGCCGCGCGCCAGTGGCTCGGCCAGGGCGGCGAGGAGGCTTCCGCGGCTGTCAGATTTGCGGGCCAGTCCGAGCAGGCGGGCCAGGGGCTTCTCGCCGCTGCCGGCCACCACCAGGTCGAACAGCCCATCCTCCAGGATCGCCTCGCGGTAGATCGAGGCGTGCGGGCCGCCGGCCACGATCAGCACCCCGGGGGCGAGCTGGCGCAGCATGGCGGCCAGGCTGCGCGCCGCGGTGAAAGCCTCGCCGTACCAGGTCTTGATCCCCAGGACCCGGCAGCCCGAGTCGCGCACCCGCAGGGCCAGCTCTCGCAGCATGCGCCTCTGGCGTCGCCGCTGGGTGCGGGCGACACTCTCCTGCAGCAGGAAGAAAGCGTTGCCGTAGAGCTTGCGGGCGAGCCGTCCCGGCGCGGCGGCTCCCGGCTGCGCCACCAGCCTTTCGGCCAGGGTGTGGCTCAGACGGGCCAGGGGCTTGGGGGTGAAACTCTCCCACAGCCCGCCGCGCGCCCAGTCCACCACCTCAACCGCGTAGCCGTCCCGGCTCAGTGCGGTCTCGAGCAGGGCCAGCCCGTTTTCGAGGAACGTGTCGCCCGGCGAGCGCCGCCGCCCGGCCACCGAATTCCAGAGGATGAGTTCAGGCATCGCGGCTCTCCCCCACTGCCGGCAGCGAGTCCAGCCCGCCGGATTCGGCCAGGCTGATGAAGGCCTCGACCAGGGACGGGTCCCACATTATGCCCGCGTTGCGCCGCAGTTCCTCCAGGGCGGTCTCGCGGCTGAGGGCCTTGCGGTAGGAGCGGGTGGTGGTCATGGCGTCGTAGCTGTCGGCGATGGAGACTATCCGGGCCAGCAGTGGAATCTCCTGCGCGCGCAGACCGCGCGGATACCCTCGCCCGT
This genomic interval from bacterium contains the following:
- a CDS encoding class I SAM-dependent methyltransferase, giving the protein MKRVPENGAMDDPREVESYDQLSRQHLGLVERKFIQRLLSLLKSKRRPLVLDVGAGPGNIPLELARRREDARLVAVDLSSGMLRLAREKFRGQGLTGQFRV
- a CDS encoding cobalamin-dependent protein (Presence of a B(12) (cobalamin)-binding domain implies dependence on cobalamin itself, in one of its several forms, or in some unusual lineages, dependence on a cobalamin-like analog.), with the protein product MPELILWNSVAGRRRSPGDTFLENGLALLETALSRDGYAVEVVDWARGGLWESFTPKPLARLSHTLAERLVAQPGAAAPGRLARKLYGNAFFLLQESVARTQRRRQRRMLRELALRVRDSGCRVLGIKTWYGEAFTAARSLAAMLRQLAPGVLIVAGGPHASIYREAILEDGLFDLVVAGSGEKPLARLLGLARKSDSRGSLLAALAEPLARGELGNSMLRVDGRICTAPAVPDTAEDKIIPVYSTDTRGKTMIHVLVDSLGCPWGKCSFCVHSRIYPQHSLRPADQVVREIEYQIGHGIGIFRFAGSSTTLELAEDIAARLLERGLSVIFSMFARAETGAADPAVRARVVEAYRVLTRAGLRAVFLGAESGSDKANAAVMNKGARREDLIATVSAMREAARAEGVHLDIGLSLIYPAPTRGKFSLQELAADDLSLVEACGPDSVLVSPPAPFPGADWFEQRQSYGFELADSFVRDMLEYDYVLYKPPSMWPDVGLRLEGRGLRSILAECQGLRAELEKRGIITEVTDEHFLMLRAAGFEGAAGAAAFKRAALIGLLSCDYRWMDGLQDKVNRVSREIAARNAERSTVSN